One region of Mycolicibacterium rhodesiae NBB3 genomic DNA includes:
- a CDS encoding ANTAR domain-containing protein — protein MAERVAKTALAAIPNADIISIAVLSWPDARTAACTHEEALELDYQQYASGRGPCLEAAMQRTPLRAVIDEEHQRWPEFVEAAQRNGVRASLSVPLLMVGMDYEQELVGSLNIYSHAATAFDSFDAELMRLYSVAAGQAISNSSRWQSARETVNQLETALISRSDIDMAKGALIALHGCSPSEAFDKLADESQRRNIKLRDIAGEMLTRMQTRV, from the coding sequence GTGGCGGAACGGGTCGCCAAGACGGCACTCGCCGCGATCCCGAACGCGGACATCATCAGCATCGCCGTGCTCTCGTGGCCCGATGCCCGCACCGCGGCCTGCACCCACGAAGAGGCGCTCGAACTCGACTACCAGCAATACGCTTCGGGCCGGGGGCCGTGCCTTGAAGCCGCAATGCAGAGAACACCGCTGAGAGCGGTCATCGATGAAGAACACCAACGGTGGCCGGAATTCGTAGAGGCCGCGCAGCGAAACGGAGTCCGCGCAAGTTTGTCGGTTCCGCTGCTGATGGTGGGAATGGATTACGAGCAGGAACTCGTCGGTTCGCTCAACATCTACAGCCATGCCGCAACCGCATTCGACTCGTTTGATGCTGAACTCATGCGTCTGTACAGCGTGGCCGCGGGTCAAGCGATCAGCAACTCCAGCCGCTGGCAAAGCGCGCGAGAGACAGTCAACCAGCTCGAGACAGCGCTTATTTCTCGTTCCGACATCGATATGGCCAAGGGCGCTCTCATCGCACTGCACGGATGCAGTCCAAGTGAGGCGTTCGACAAGCTTGCGGATGAATCCCAAAGGCGCAACA